Below is a window of Candidatus Thermoplasmatota archaeon DNA.
TCTCTTTCTCCATATCCCCCGTTTGGATTTCCACATTATGAAGAGTATGCCAACGGCTGCAACCAGCATAACGAAGTCAAAGCCAGATGTTTCTTCTTTTGCCTTTACAGTTATGGTTGTCCTAGTGCTTGAGCTTTCCCCGTCATCGTCTGTGACAGTCAATGTTACGATATAATCTCCCTTTTTATTATATTTGTGGCTTAAAAGCTTGCCATCTTCCTGAACAAAGCCGTCTCCAAAGTTCCATGTTGCATTTACGATTATGCCGTCAGCATCAGTCGATAAATCTTCGAATGATATATACTTTCTTTCCTGTGGTTTTTCCGGCTTATATGAAAATTTTGCGATAGGTTTTGCATTGAGAACTTCCATCTCTTTTGCTATGGATATGGATGAGCCGTCATTATCTGTTACCATAAGAGTTACAGTATATACGCCGTTGTCGGCATATTTGTGAGTTGGATTCTGTTCATAGCTATAATTTCCATCGCCAAAGTCCCATGTGTAATTGGCTATCGAGCCGTCGGAATCGCTGGAATTATCGGTGAATAGTATTTCATCCAAATCAGTTATATTGTTCTCAGGTGAATAACTGAAATCTGCAACTGGCGGCAAATTTGCTATAAGGATTGAGTGTGATACAGTAGTACTTGCACCATCATCATCAGTTACGGTCAATTTCACTGTGTAAATCCCGTTATTGGTATACATGTGCAATGGATTCTTTTCATCGCTTGTATTTCCATCTCCGAATTCCCAAGAATAACTCACGATATGGCCATCGGCATCACCAGAGGAATCATAAAATGAAACGTTGTCAAGGTCATATGGCGACGGTGGGACATAGTAAAAATCTGCCATAGGTGGGGCATTCCTTACAAAAACATTGTATGTAATTGTACCGGAGGCACCATCATCATCTGTCACGGTGAGGTTTATCATATATGTTCCGTCATCGGAGTAAGTATGGATTGGATTCTGGGCCGTGCTTGTCTGCCCGTCTCCAAACTCCCAGTACCATAAAACAACGCTTCCGTCGGTATCGTAAGATTCGTCACTGAAATGGATTACATCGACATCTTTAGGTGAAGACGGAGAGAATGAATAGCCCGCAACCGGCGGCACATTGGATATATTTATATGTTTTGTTACTGAATCAATGCCATTATCGTTATCTATAACAATAAGAATTACGGCATATGTACCATTGTCAGCGTAACTATGACCGGGATTTTGCACATAGCTGATGTTTCCATCGCCAAAGTTCCATGTCCAGTTGACTACCACGCCATCTGCATCTATCGACGTATCGTTGAAATGTATTATATCTGCAGTACTTGGGGTTAGTGGCGAATATGAGAAGTTGGCAACAGGTGGGTCATTTGCCACAAATATCTCTTTTTGTATGGTACTGGAATCCCCGTCATCATCTTTTACTGTTAGCGTTACAATATATGTATCACTGCCTGCATATGTGTGTGTTGTATTGTCTCCGTAGCTTATGTTTCCGTCCCCAAAGTTCCAGCTCCAGTTTACAACAAATCCGTCAGGATCATCTGAATTGTCTATGAAATGTACGGTATCCATGTCTGTAGGATCTGGCGGAATCCACGAGAAGTTTGCTATAGGGGGAACATTTGCAACATGTATTTCATGCGATACTGTTCCGTTATTTCCATCGTTATCGATTATCTCAAGTGTTACGTTGTATATGCCATCATCTGAATATGAGTGGAATATCTTATAAGGGTTCTGTCCTTCAGACGGTAAAAATGTATATGCATTACTGTCACCCATGTTATCAATAAGTTGGGAATCTTGCAGTTCTGATACATTTTTTATCTCCCCACTTGGAATGTATGAAACGGCATAGTCATACGCTTCTCTTATCGATTTTCCTTCATCTATTTTCTCAAAAAATGGATGGAAAAAGAATGATCCAGCCCAATTATCTTCTGTTGATGAAGTATAAGACCAACCAGCACAATGGCCAGATTCCGAAATAAGTATTCTATTAGTTTCATTATCTATTCCTGAATCAAATCCAGGATCACTGGATGCATCTATAAAATCTCCGCTATAGCAAGTATCAACAAGAATGGTTAACCTTTTGCAGTTTATAGTATCTACCCAACTATCAAAGATATCTTCAGGCAAATCTGAGCTGCCATCTTCAAAGCAAAACACTGCTTTGTTTGTTTCATCGCTATAATTTCCATGATTTACTAAATAAATTAGGATATCATCATTCGGTCCAACACTAGAAGCGAGTACATTAATTTTATAATGAAGAAGTTCATACCAGTTGTTAACCCCCTCGGGTAAAGAAGATGCATGACTATAGTCTATTTGTGGCGGAATATTTGGTCCTCCTATTTGCGGAGGTGGCCCTAATAAATCATTATGCCCGCCATAGATGCTAATATTATTATCATTATCATGCCAGAGCATGAATATGATATGATCATCTCGGTAACCATGCGCTTTTAGCGTGTAATATGCCTGTAATCCTTGTGCTGGAAAGCCATCTGAGTTCGGATACAGTAAATCATTTGCAGAAACACATATGAGAGCCCATTTATTGGCTTTTTCATTTATTTCATTTATTATTGTTGTATTCCCGTCTCCGAAATCCCATGTCCACGATACTATATTTCCGTCAAGATCCACGGACATGTCAACAAAACTTATCTCCGTCCATGTATCGATCCCTCCTGACGGAATGTAGGTGAAATAGGCAACGGGCAATCCTACCATTCTTATTAGGGGATAATGGTCAACATTTATACCTCCCGGGATATTGTAGGAGCTGTCTCCTATGCCGTTGAAATCGTTATCCTCAAACTCTTGGTCGTCCCAGTAGTTGCCGATACTGCCACTGTCCCAGTTGTCCATACCGCTGTCGTATGCGTGTACGGTATTATTCAAAAAGTTGTTGAGATATATGTCGTTGTCCAATGACTGATTTGCATATAGTCCGTATATGTTGTTCTCAAAACTGTTGTATAATATCGTATTATTATTGGAGAACTCCTGAAGTTTCAACCCGTGAACGGAATTGCCGCTCACATTGTTATCTCTTATTACGTTATATAATGAATATGAAAACACCATTCCGTTGTTGTTACCATATATGCTACAATTTTTTATTTCCGAATGCTGCATACTATCAGCCGTCACACCTGTAAAGGAGTTATCACGTATGATGCAGTCCTCCACAGTCGCATTTACGGCATGAACATAAATGCCATAATAATTGTCGTAAACATCACAATCGAAAATCCCTGCATTGCTTCCAAGAATGCTCAATCCGACATCATTCCAGCAGTTCCTTATCCCGAAGTCGTGAATTTCCACATCATTGCCCATAACGGTGAAGGCAGCCATACCATTTCCCTCTACTATTGTATCCTTTTTGCGTGCCCCGCTTAAGGTAAGCTTTTTGTTTATCATTATGTTTTCTTTATACGTTCCAGGAAATACGAAGCAGTCACCACCTTCATTTACTATTCCTACTGCTTCGCTTATGGAAATGAAGTGATCAAGGCCCCAACCAGGGAATAATTCGCTAAAGAGAGGATTGACCCATACAAAAGATGGTGGATTTTCGATTGGGCAAATAAGTGGATATGCATCCATTTCCCCGCCGTTTATCAAATAGGCAGTATCTCCCATGCCGTCCATATTTGTGTCTGCGCCTCCATAATCGCTCCAGTAATTTCCAAGAACATAATCGTATGCAGAACCCCATTCATTGCTGCATATGTCGTAAGCGGTATTATTTATGAAATTGTTATGGTATATCATGTTTCCATTTGAATTCTGAGTAATGTATGTGCCATAGTTACCATTATTTTCTATATGGCAATCGCTTATCTGGTTATTGGTTGAGCCGTGGCTTATTTCTATGCCAAAATAAGAATTGTTGTAGATGGCATTGCCAGAAATTTTCAA
It encodes the following:
- a CDS encoding PKD domain-containing protein gives rise to the protein MKKRGVGITLLVVILFLFLSVGNYKGICNAFPTGNILFVDSTWVPDEENNKYNCIQAAINNAHNGDIVYVFDGTYNENLFIYKSIQLIGESNVMLNGIGNSNAIYIITNDVLVTNFTITNGALSGIQIDGSLGGCNAMVKNCRISGNGKQGILLHNTNSNKLINCSIENNPTGIKGEHSYNNTVLNSEIYGGEWGIVFDNCNNSSVEYSLLYNHENKAVNVSCSHDITVRGCKLRENFCGIRLRNSISISIEECNIIENIVGLAIDGSSDNTITNCDILDNKGYGIYISDFVFPSLNNLIHHNNIIGNGENAYDECGNIWNTSIGNYWGDYTGTDADGDGMGDEAYPIYGGSEDDRPLIYQITTPSLFVWVDDDYNVATPGWKIDHFDDVQEAIDNLSEGGKCYVYPGSYNGCAIEKGITLIGEHGAVINSDNDGIFINADNVDVRGFSISANNNGIKIQNSNNANIIDCNAGYGIFGLYAVNSFNCNIENSSFYENIKGIYLFNSAGLKISGNAIYNNSYFGIEISHGSTNNQISDCHIENNGNYGTYITQNSNGNMIYHNNFINNTAYDICSNEWGSAYDYVLGNYWSDYGGADTNMDGMGDTAYLINGGEMDAYPLICPIENPPSFVWVNPLFSELFPGWGLDHFISISEAVGIVNEGGDCFVFPGTYKENIMINKKLTLSGARKKDTIVEGNGMAAFTVMGNDVEIHDFGIRNCWNDVGLSILGSNAGIFDCDVYDNYYGIYVHAVNATVEDCIIRDNSFTGVTADSMQHSEIKNCSIYGNNNGMVFSYSLYNVIRDNNVSGNSVHGLKLQEFSNNNTILYNSFENNIYGLYANQSLDNDIYLNNFLNNTVHAYDSGMDNWDSGSIGNYWDDQEFEDNDFNGIGDSSYNIPGGINVDHYPLIRMVGLPVAYFTYIPSGGIDTWTEISFVDMSVDLDGNIVSWTWDFGDGNTTIINEINEKANKWALICVSANDLLYPNSDGFPAQGLQAYYTLKAHGYRDDHIIFMLWHDNDNNISIYGGHNDLLGPPPQIGGPNIPPQIDYSHASSLPEGVNNWYELLHYKINVLASSVGPNDDILIYLVNHGNYSDETNKAVFCFEDGSSDLPEDIFDSWVDTINCKRLTILVDTCYSGDFIDASSDPGFDSGIDNETNRILISESGHCAGWSYTSSTEDNWAGSFFFHPFFEKIDEGKSIREAYDYAVSYIPSGEIKNVSELQDSQLIDNMGDSNAYTFLPSEGQNPYKIFHSYSDDGIYNVTLEIIDNDGNNGTVSHEIHVANVPPIANFSWIPPDPTDMDTVHFIDNSDDPDGFVVNWSWNFGDGNISYGDNTTHTYAGSDTYIVTLTVKDDDGDSSTIQKEIFVANDPPVANFSYSPLTPSTADIIHFNDTSIDADGVVVNWTWNFGDGNISYVQNPGHSYADNGTYAVILIVIDNDNGIDSVTKHINISNVPPVAGYSFSPSSPKDVDVIHFSDESYDTDGSVVLWYWEFGDGQTSTAQNPIHTYSDDGTYMINLTVTDDDGASGTITYNVFVRNAPPMADFYYVPPSPYDLDNVSFYDSSGDADGHIVSYSWEFGDGNTSDEKNPLHMYTNNGIYTVKLTVTDDDGASTTVSHSILIANLPPVADFSYSPENNITDLDEILFTDNSSDSDGSIANYTWDFGDGNYSYEQNPTHKYADNGVYTVTLMVTDNDGSSISIAKEMEVLNAKPIAKFSYKPEKPQERKYISFEDLSTDADGIIVNATWNFGDGFVQEDGKLLSHKYNKKGDYIVTLTVTDDDGESSSTRTTITVKAKEETSGFDFVMLVAAVGILFIMWKSKRGIWRKR